The genomic window TGCAGGTCTTCCGGCGTGATCGGCTCCCCGCGCCGCGCGAGATAAGCGGGCGACGCCACGACGACCCGGCCCGTCTCACCCAGCTTTCTGGCCGTCAGGGCGCTGTCGGGCAGACGCCCGAACCGGATCGCCACGTCCGCCTGGCCCGCGGCCACATCGATCATGACGTCGGTCAGGCTGATCTCGAGCAGGATGTGGGGATACAGCGCCACGAACGCTTTCAGGAGAGGCACGACCACCAGTCGGCCGTGCGCCAGGGCCGCACTCACCCTCAACCGTCCTCGCGGAGCCCCCTGATCCGAGACTGCCTGCTCTGCGTCGTCCAGGTCCGCCAGGATCCGTCGCGCCGCGCTCAGATAGGCCTGACCCTCCGCCGTCAGGGTCAACTGCCGGGTCGTTCGCAGCATCAACCTGACACCCAATCGGGTCTCGATCCGACCGACGGTCCGACTGATCGCCGACGGGGTCAGCCCCAGAATCCGCCCTGCCGCCGACAGACTGCCGACGTCCGCCACGGCGGCGAACACCTCCATCTCTCGCGCCCGGTCCGTTCCGGCGTTCACGAATGTCTTTGCGTTCAAATCACAGATCCTTGGCCTGAAGTCTTACTAACGTCGGGCGAGACCCGCGTCCATCTGTGCCTTCATCAACACCATCTGGAGCTCAGCTATGGACTATCGCCAACTTGGATCGTCGGGATTGCGCGTCCCGGTCCTCAGCTTCGGCACGGGCACCTTCGGCGGCACGGGCCCCCTGTTCGGTGCCTGGGGCACCAGCGACGTCGCCGAGGCGCGCCGCCTGATCGACATCTGCCTGGAGGCGGGCGTCAATCTGTTCGACACCGCCGACGTCTATTCCGACGGCGCCTCCGAACGCGTGCTGGGCGAGGCCGTCAAGGGCCGCCGCGACCAGGTCCTGATCTCCACCAAGACCGGCCTGCCGACCGGCGACGGTCCGGGCGACTGGGGCGTGTCACGTGGCCGGCTGATCGCCTCCGTCGAGGCGGCGCTGAAACGCCTCGGCACGGACCACATCGACCTCCTGCAACTCCATGCCTTTGACGCCTCGACCCCGGCCGAGGAGCTTCTGGCGACGCTCGACACGCTCGTGACGTCCGGCAAGGTCCGTTACACGGGCGTCTCCAACTATCCGGGCTGGGCCCTGATGAAGGCGCAAGGCATCGCCGAGCGCGATGCACGCCCGCGCTTCGTCGCCCATCAGGTCTACTACTCCCTGATCGACCGCGCCTATGAGGCCGATCTGATGCCTCTGGCCGCCGATCAGGGCGTCGGCTCACTCGTCTGGAGCCCGCTCGGCTGGGGCCGTCTGACCGGCAAGATCCGTCGCGACGCGCCGATCCCCAAAGGTAGCCGTTTGCACGAGACCGCTGCCTTCGCCCCGCCGGTCGAGGACGAACACCTCTACCGCGTCGTCGAGGCGCTCGACGTCGTCGCCGCCGAGACCGGCAAGACCGTGCCCCAGATCGCCATCAACTGGCTGCTCCAGCGCCCGACCGTCTCCTCGGTCATCATCGGCGCCCGCAACGAGGAGCAGCTGCGCCAGAACCTCGGCGCGGTCGGCTGGACCCTGACGCCGGAACAGATCGCCACGCTCGATGCCGCCAGCGACGTCCTGCCGCCCTATCCGCACACCCCCTATCGCCAGCAGGAAGGGTTCGCGCGTCTGAACCCGCCCCTGGTCTGAGAGGCCCCATGAAACTCAATCCCCCACTCCTGGCGCTGGCCGCCGGCGCCTTGGGTTTGCCCTTCGCGTTCCAATAGGTCGGGCTCATGACCGGATAGAGGGCGTCGTCCATCAAGGGCTCGCACACCAGATCGGGCCAGGGACCGTTTCCCATGCGTAGGCTCAGATCGGCACCGTCAGCTGCGGGATCGGACAATCTCGGCTGGATGACGACGGAGACCTCGACTCACGGCGCGATTTCGCTCAGACGCGGCAATCGGGGGAGCAGCCAGCGGGCGGCAAGAGACGCTGTGGTCGATATGGTCACGCCATTGCCGCGCCGCCGCTCACGAACCGTCGCGACCGCCTGGTCGAGAGCGTTCATATGCCGGGACGCCGCCTGTCCCAGCGCCTCTCCGGCGGGGGTAAAGGCCAGAACCTTTCGACCCGGGACCCCCTCCAGGAGTTTAACCCCCAGCCATCCTTCCAGCTCGCGCAGATGCCGGCTGACGGCGGCATGGGACACCTGAAGGCGACGCGCGGCTGGCCGAACTCCACCCGTCTCATGGATTGCCGCCAGGGCGCGAAGCGCGGACAGGGGAAGGTCATGCATGGTGATCAAATACTACCAAACCGGCATTATTAGTCACCATCAATCCTGCTCCGCGCATCCTATCCTGAGCCCGCAGCACAGGAGTTTTACATGGGCATGGTCATCGACGGGCAGTGGAGCGACGAGGATCGCATCATTGAGGACGGTGCGTTCAAGCGCGCGCCAAGCCTTTTTGATCTGGAGATCCCCCGTGAAGTCGTGAACGCACTGCGCAACGAGTCCGGTCGTTATCACCTGATCGCTTCGATGAGTTGCCCATGGTCGCAGCGGGCGATCCTCGCCCGTCAGCTGAAGGGCCTGGTCGCCGATGTTCCCTTGCATCTGGCCGGCGGTGAGCGGATCGAGGGCTATCCGGCCAATGGCGGCGACCCGTGGCGCGTTCCGGGCACCGACCGCGACGTCGTCCACCTGCACGAACTCTATACGCTCAGCCTGCCCGACTACACCGGCCGAGTGACCGTGCCGATCCTGTGGGACAGCCAGACCCTCCGGATCGTCAGCAATGAATCGGCTCGCATCATGCGGGCGTTCGACGCCTCCCCCGATCCGAACAGCCTCGACTACACACTTGTGCCCGACGCCCTGTCGGTGGCGATCGACAGGCTGAACCTTCAGCTTCACGACGGCCTGTCCAACGCCGCCTACAGGGCTGGATTTGCCGAAAGCCAGGCGGCCTACGACACGGCAGTCAGGGATGTGTTCAAGACTCTGGACGGTCTGGAGACACGGCTAGCGTCGCAACGGTTCTTGCACGGTCCCGTCATCACCGAGAGCGATTGGCGGCTGTTTCCCACACTCGTGCGCTTCGACATCATCTACTATCTGTTCTCGCGCTGCACCCTGCGCCGCCTCGTCGACTATCCACATCTCTGGGCCTACGCCCGTGACCTCTTCAGCTGGCCCGGCGTGGCCGACACCGTCGATTTCGACGCGATCCGCCGGGCCGCCTATGTTGACCATCCCGAGACCAATCCCTTCGGCATTCTGGCCATTGCCCCCGATATCGACTGGCGCGCGCCGCATACGCGCGCCCAACTGGGGCCAGCGCTCGTCGCCACGAGGACTGGCGACTACCGGACGGTCGAACCGGTCAAGCGGACCGCAATCTGAATGCTCGCCCTCCTGCAGGTCGCGGTCCTGATTTTTGCTGCGGCGATCACACCTGGCCCCAACAATGTCATCGTCATGAACGCAGGAGCACGGGGCGGTCTGGCCGGCGGTTGCCAGGCCGTGGCGGGTGTGATCGTGGGCTCGCTCCTTCTTCTGGCGCTTTCGACCGGAGGCGTCGCAGCGTTGATCGTTGGGGAACCTCGCGCGCACCAGGCCCTTTCCTGGTTGGGCGCTGGCTGGCTGATCTGGACTGGAGGAACGATGATCC from Brevundimonas fontaquae includes these protein-coding regions:
- a CDS encoding LysR family transcriptional regulator, which encodes MNAKTFVNAGTDRAREMEVFAAVADVGSLSAAGRILGLTPSAISRTVGRIETRLGVRLMLRTTRQLTLTAEGQAYLSAARRILADLDDAEQAVSDQGAPRGRLRVSAALAHGRLVVVPLLKAFVALYPHILLEISLTDVMIDVAAGQADVAIRFGRLPDSALTARKLGETGRVVVASPAYLARRGEPITPEDLHDHDCLNFSFRRAEPVWPFRRDGVDFALTVKGPAEANNGETLTQLARDGVGITRVGAFSAEDDIREGRLVPLLEAFNPGDREAIHAVFVGGSNTPARVRVFIDFLVEQLTGSQT
- a CDS encoding aldo/keto reductase, whose product is MDYRQLGSSGLRVPVLSFGTGTFGGTGPLFGAWGTSDVAEARRLIDICLEAGVNLFDTADVYSDGASERVLGEAVKGRRDQVLISTKTGLPTGDGPGDWGVSRGRLIASVEAALKRLGTDHIDLLQLHAFDASTPAEELLATLDTLVTSGKVRYTGVSNYPGWALMKAQGIAERDARPRFVAHQVYYSLIDRAYEADLMPLAADQGVGSLVWSPLGWGRLTGKIRRDAPIPKGSRLHETAAFAPPVEDEHLYRVVEALDVVAAETGKTVPQIAINWLLQRPTVSSVIIGARNEEQLRQNLGAVGWTLTPEQIATLDAASDVLPPYPHTPYRQQEGFARLNPPLV
- a CDS encoding LysR family transcriptional regulator codes for the protein MHDLPLSALRALAAIHETGGVRPAARRLQVSHAAVSRHLRELEGWLGVKLLEGVPGRKVLAFTPAGEALGQAASRHMNALDQAVATVRERRRGNGVTISTTASLAARWLLPRLPRLSEIAP
- a CDS encoding glutathione S-transferase family protein, whose product is MGMVIDGQWSDEDRIIEDGAFKRAPSLFDLEIPREVVNALRNESGRYHLIASMSCPWSQRAILARQLKGLVADVPLHLAGGERIEGYPANGGDPWRVPGTDRDVVHLHELYTLSLPDYTGRVTVPILWDSQTLRIVSNESARIMRAFDASPDPNSLDYTLVPDALSVAIDRLNLQLHDGLSNAAYRAGFAESQAAYDTAVRDVFKTLDGLETRLASQRFLHGPVITESDWRLFPTLVRFDIIYYLFSRCTLRRLVDYPHLWAYARDLFSWPGVADTVDFDAIRRAAYVDHPETNPFGILAIAPDIDWRAPHTRAQLGPALVATRTGDYRTVEPVKRTAI